In Hevea brasiliensis isolate MT/VB/25A 57/8 chromosome 13, ASM3005281v1, whole genome shotgun sequence, a single genomic region encodes these proteins:
- the LOC110671853 gene encoding uncharacterized protein LOC110671853 translates to MADLPPSEGHLNGGSSAGERGGPPIAVTSSETVGSKRQRRPSVRLGEIGGDQLYDTHPRRTINNKQWKHHQLLSLDHKKDPNTSSKGSKTRALTNLTTSGEFNETLDEDKEVNLDTVAIGSWRVKDSKKRASNATTKRVRSSWVSKIDDAGGGGANNNAEGDTKYSCGEDVDDTYRGFDMENSESPLKEHSPIHSLENLGDGNERNEREIYYNRWAIRARDNHNHNRDGIELSGPSDTDARDYRNNGRCGGGGEDGVRIWLNSIGLGRYAPVFEIHEVDDEVLPMLTLEDLKDMGINAVGSRRKMFCAIQKLGKGFS, encoded by the coding sequence ATGGCGGACTTACCTCCATCGGAGGGCCATCTAAACGGCGGCAGCTCTGCAGGAGAAAGAGGAGGACCTCCAATTGCAGTCACGTCATCGGAGACCGTCGGCTCCAAGCGCCAGCGGAGGCCCAGCGTCCGTTTAGGCGAAATCGGCGGCGACCAGCTCTACGACACCCATCCGCGGAGGACCATCAATAATAAGCAATGGAAGCATCATCAGCTCCTGTCTCTCGATCACAAAAAGGATCCTAATACCTCTAGTAAAGGCTCAAAGACCCGGGCTTTAACCAATTTAACTACTAGCGGTGAGTTCAATGAAACCCTAGATGAGGACAAGGAGGTCAATTTGGATACCGTCGCAATTGGAAGCTGGAGAGTCAAGGATTCGAAAAAGCGGGCCTCCAATGCCACCACCAAGCGAGTCAGATCCAGTTGGGTCTCCAAAATCGACGATGCTGGTGGTGGCGGTGCAAACAACAATGCCGAAGGAGATACGAAATACAGTTGTGGTGAAGATGTGGATGATACTTATCGCGGATTCGACATGGAAAATTCAGAAAGTCCGTTAAAAGAACATAGTCCTATTCACTCGCTTGAGAATTTGGGAGACGGGAACGAGAGAAACGAGAGGGAAATTTATTACAATAGATGGGCAATTAGGGCAAGGGATAATCATAATCATAATCGCGACGGGATTGAATTATCAGGCCCATCGGATACTGACGCCAGAGATTACAGGAATAATGGGAGGTGTGGTGGTGGAGGAGAGGATGGGGTGAGGATTTGGCTGAATAGTATAGGGTTGGGGCGGTATGCTCCAGTTTTTGAAATCCATGAGGTGGATGATGAGGTTTTACCAATGTTGACACTGGAGGATTTGAAGGATATGGGGATTAATGCTGTTGGGTCAAGAAGAAAGATGTTTTGTGCAATTCAAAAGCTTGGGAAAGGGTTTTCTTGA